In Gracilibacillus salitolerans, the sequence ATATTCCTTTTGATATGAAGGTAATATTTGAAATATTTTTTGTACTTTGGCCAGTAATTCTTCATCATTAATGATGGTCGGTTGTTCCTCAATTAATGATTGGAAATGCAACTGAAAGGTTCCCGATCGCCAATTCAGTTGATACAGCCAGACCATCGTTTTAGGTATATTTAATCGGTCCAAACCACGTTCCTGATTCGACCTTTCCATCACTTCCGTTATTTTACTTTGTATTTTATCTAATTTCCCCATTTGAGCATAGCCCAAAATTAATTGCATGTCATTAAGCCAGTCGTGACGATAATGACGCAACATTTCGACTACATCTTGTTCTTTCAACGTCTTCACCCCTCACACAATAAGCAAATTATAGCATAGAAAACCAGAAGATTCATCCATAGAAAACGCATTCTGTATTCTAAGGAAGCAGATTGCCGTGTCCGCGGAAAGAGATTTTTCTTGCCGGAGCG encodes:
- a CDS encoding Spo0B domain-containing protein yields the protein MKEQDVVEMLRHYRHDWLNDMQLILGYAQMGKLDKIQSKITEVMERSNQERGLDRLNIPKTMVWLYQLNWRSGTFQLHFQSLIEEQPTIINDEELLAKVQKIFQILPSYQKEYEEYIGTLIFKKVNHTIHIHLTFDTNWINIDALKQKLESLSFIQNVTIQEKLRIEWQE